In Gemmatimonadota bacterium, a single genomic region encodes these proteins:
- a CDS encoding MBL fold metallo-hydrolase, translated as MDDLVTRRRFLADGVTCTAHLALAAALAPDAVRRLWAQARSGVVIATEPFGRLEQVAEGVWALISTPLGGSFVTVANGGLIAGKSGVLAIEGFMTPEGARWLAGKARELTGRWPTHVAVTHYHSDHINGVAAYRDEGAKPAMLVTDETRGAVLGAVLPQVTPADEARREALAQSVAPGGDPATIDLGGRSVRLVRRRGHTPSDVTVEVDDPSIVFTGDLVWNAMFPNFVDAMPTALADATRALRRTRATTYVPGHGGVATDADVGRYLAMLGEVEQAARAAHTRGTPAAAAAAGFALPPALGEWALFNKVFFERAFAAWYRELGAGDGARR; from the coding sequence ATGGACGATCTCGTTACGCGACGGCGGTTTCTGGCGGATGGGGTGACGTGCACGGCGCACCTGGCGCTGGCCGCCGCGCTTGCACCTGACGCGGTGCGGCGATTGTGGGCGCAGGCGCGTAGCGGCGTGGTGATCGCCACGGAGCCGTTCGGTCGCCTGGAGCAGGTGGCCGAGGGGGTGTGGGCACTCATCTCGACGCCGCTCGGCGGGTCGTTCGTGACGGTCGCCAACGGGGGGCTGATCGCCGGGAAGTCGGGGGTGCTCGCGATCGAGGGGTTCATGACCCCCGAGGGGGCGCGCTGGCTCGCGGGCAAGGCGCGCGAGCTCACTGGGCGCTGGCCCACGCACGTCGCCGTCACGCATTACCACTCCGACCACATCAACGGCGTCGCCGCGTATCGTGACGAGGGGGCGAAGCCCGCCATGCTCGTCACCGACGAGACGCGCGGGGCGGTGCTCGGCGCCGTCCTGCCGCAGGTGACCCCCGCCGACGAGGCGCGGCGCGAGGCACTGGCGCAGTCGGTTGCTCCTGGCGGCGATCCGGCCACGATCGACCTCGGCGGGCGCTCGGTGCGGCTCGTGAGGCGCCGCGGGCATACGCCGAGCGATGTCACGGTCGAGGTGGACGACCCGTCGATCGTCTTCACCGGCGACCTGGTGTGGAACGCCATGTTCCCCAACTTCGTCGATGCGATGCCGACGGCGCTCGCCGACGCGACGCGCGCGCTGCGCCGCACGCGGGCGACGACGTACGTCCCCGGGCATGGCGGCGTGGCCACCGATGCCGACGTCGGGCGCTACCTGGCAATGCTGGGCGAGGTGGAGCAGGCCGCGCGCGCCGCGCACACCCGCGGGACGCCGGCCGCGGCGGCGGCAGCGGGCTTCGCCCTGCCGCCGGCGTTAGGCGAGTGGGCGCTCTTCAACAAGGTCTTCTTCGAGCGGGCGTTCGCGGCGTGGTACCGCGAACTCGGCGCCGGTGATGGCGCCAGACGGTAG
- a CDS encoding FAD-dependent monooxygenase, whose protein sequence is MAPDGSAARGGPRHPPELPAEPDVIVIGGGTAGAAAARLLATWGHLVVLLEREGTRAPLAESLPPSCVPLLETIGVRAAVEGAGFLRCTGNTAWWGGEPMRVETFPGGRLGFQVVRGKLEEVLGGRATAAGVVRVQPATVLRVDREGDVNVVDVALASGRHSLRAPWVLDCSGRAGVVARSHRVPAPDGVRTVALIDVWEKPFGWALPDESHTLVESATWGWGWSVPVTRERRFVTMMVDPVATQLTGDEGLAARYAELLASLPALGELSRGARCSGAPWAYEATPYHSLDVAFPGLLLVGDAASAIDPLSSYGVKKALASAWLAAVTVHTAFVSPEHAPLAADFFSERERAYVQSATQGLRGLSREAEPGGSAVPFWSARAELEGGNEAELSGQASVERLRHDPAVLAAFETLRQAPAIRLVPSDGGRRVLRPVVRGNVVVPEEHLVLPGDEVAVRYLRSVDLLALLDVASRHDDVGAMYAQFARLMGPIPLPDFLGALSVLVGKGFARLA, encoded by the coding sequence ATGGCGCCAGACGGTAGCGCCGCGCGCGGGGGGCCGCGGCACCCGCCCGAGCTCCCCGCCGAGCCGGACGTGATCGTCATTGGCGGTGGAACGGCGGGCGCTGCCGCCGCGCGCCTCCTCGCCACCTGGGGGCACCTCGTCGTCCTGCTCGAGCGCGAGGGAACGCGCGCCCCGCTCGCCGAATCGCTCCCCCCGAGCTGCGTCCCCCTTCTGGAGACGATCGGCGTGCGCGCCGCCGTCGAGGGGGCGGGCTTCCTGCGCTGCACGGGCAACACCGCCTGGTGGGGGGGCGAACCGATGCGCGTCGAGACGTTCCCCGGCGGACGGCTGGGCTTCCAGGTCGTGCGCGGGAAGCTGGAGGAGGTGCTGGGGGGGCGCGCGACGGCGGCCGGGGTGGTGCGCGTGCAGCCGGCGACGGTGTTGCGCGTCGATCGCGAGGGCGACGTGAACGTGGTGGACGTCGCGCTGGCCAGCGGACGCCACTCCCTCCGCGCCCCGTGGGTCCTCGATTGCAGCGGGCGGGCGGGGGTCGTGGCGCGCAGCCACCGCGTCCCCGCCCCGGACGGGGTTCGCACCGTCGCCCTCATCGACGTGTGGGAGAAGCCGTTCGGGTGGGCGCTCCCCGACGAATCGCACACGCTCGTGGAGAGCGCGACGTGGGGGTGGGGGTGGTCGGTCCCGGTGACGCGCGAACGACGCTTCGTCACCATGATGGTCGATCCCGTGGCCACGCAGCTGACGGGCGATGAGGGGCTGGCCGCTCGCTATGCGGAGCTGCTCGCGTCGCTTCCGGCGTTGGGCGAACTGTCCCGCGGGGCGCGTTGCAGCGGTGCGCCGTGGGCGTACGAGGCCACGCCCTACCATAGTCTTGACGTCGCCTTCCCGGGGCTCCTGCTCGTCGGCGACGCGGCGAGCGCCATCGACCCGCTCTCCTCCTATGGAGTGAAGAAGGCACTCGCCTCCGCCTGGCTCGCCGCCGTGACGGTACACACGGCTTTCGTCTCGCCGGAGCACGCCCCGCTGGCCGCCGACTTCTTCTCCGAGCGCGAGCGCGCCTACGTGCAGAGCGCGACGCAGGGGCTGCGCGGGCTCTCTCGCGAGGCGGAACCCGGGGGGAGCGCGGTCCCCTTCTGGTCGGCACGCGCGGAGTTGGAGGGGGGGAACGAGGCGGAGCTTTCCGGCCAGGCTTCGGTCGAGCGCCTGCGTCACGACCCTGCGGTCCTCGCCGCTTTCGAGACGCTGCGGCAGGCACCCGCCATTCGGCTCGTCCCATCGGACGGGGGGCGCCGCGTGCTGCGCCCCGTCGTGCGCGGCAACGTCGTCGTCCCGGAGGAGCACCTCGTCCTGCCCGGGGACGAGGTGGCGGTGCGCTACCTGCGCAGCGTCGACTTGCTGGCGCTGCTCGATGTCGCCAGCCGCCATGACGACGTGGGGGCGATGTATGCGCAGTTCGCCCGCCTCATGGGTCCTATCCCCCTCCCCGACTTCCTGGGGGCGCTGAGTGTGCTGGTGGGGAAGGGGTTCGCTCGTCTTGCTTGA
- the peaA gene encoding quinohemoprotein amine dehydrogenase subunit alpha has protein sequence MALGSFLTRVAGVASALAAVAPLAHAQPQRPQADTGGFVISDPLVVSKCQKCHARDSTGHMGRLSYLRKTPEGWEASVRRMASLADVKLQPTDARAIVKYLANKQGLAPAEVRDARFEMERRFMDFRYTGDAVTERTCRACHSVGRVMLQRRTKTEWELLIATHRGYYPNSDFQAFRRSGPSSDSAPAPHPMDQAIGHLSKAFPLQTPEWTAWSATMRPAPMEGSWLLSGYEVGRGALFGRLTVRKVPGTDDEFTSRAVYRFASGGDPVVREGKSVVYTGHQWRGRSAAPGTSADSSWREVMSVEPGWQEMSGRWFRGGYDEFGIDISAQRISGGTVVAGVVPKALKRGARDVELTVFGANLPRSVSTGTIDFGPGITATRVVRSSPDEIVVRVNVDSAARVGNRDLVVGGASLKEAVVAYDKVDRIRVSPNSNMARVGGVRFPKQFAQFEALGISYGPDGKPDTADDISVGTVPVTWSLEEYGVTFKDDDVRWVGSLDQRGVFTPAVDGPNPDRAGSRNNIGDVYVVATYQLPGGARPIKARSLLIVTVPLYMRWEPARTAP, from the coding sequence ATGGCGTTGGGTAGCTTCCTAACGAGGGTCGCTGGAGTGGCGAGCGCGCTGGCGGCAGTGGCGCCGCTCGCGCACGCGCAGCCGCAGCGCCCGCAGGCCGATACCGGCGGATTCGTCATCTCCGACCCGCTGGTCGTGAGCAAGTGCCAGAAATGCCACGCCCGCGATTCGACCGGGCACATGGGGCGCCTCTCCTACCTGCGCAAGACGCCGGAAGGGTGGGAGGCCTCGGTGCGCCGGATGGCGTCGCTGGCCGACGTCAAGCTGCAGCCGACGGACGCGCGGGCGATCGTGAAGTACCTCGCCAACAAGCAGGGGCTCGCCCCGGCGGAGGTGCGCGACGCGCGCTTCGAGATGGAGCGGCGCTTCATGGACTTCCGCTACACGGGCGACGCCGTCACCGAACGCACGTGCCGCGCCTGTCATTCGGTGGGGCGCGTGATGTTGCAGCGCCGCACGAAGACCGAATGGGAGCTGCTGATCGCGACGCACCGCGGCTACTACCCCAACTCCGACTTCCAGGCCTTCCGCCGTTCGGGGCCGTCGAGCGACAGCGCGCCGGCACCGCACCCCATGGACCAGGCCATCGGGCACCTGTCCAAGGCGTTTCCGCTGCAGACCCCCGAGTGGACCGCGTGGTCGGCGACGATGCGACCGGCCCCCATGGAAGGGAGCTGGCTCCTCTCGGGCTACGAGGTCGGGCGCGGGGCGCTGTTCGGGCGGCTGACGGTGCGCAAGGTTCCGGGGACGGATGACGAGTTCACGTCGCGTGCCGTGTACCGCTTTGCATCTGGCGGCGACCCGGTGGTGCGCGAAGGCAAGTCGGTGGTCTACACCGGGCACCAGTGGCGCGGGCGCTCGGCGGCACCGGGCACCAGCGCCGATTCCTCGTGGCGCGAGGTGATGTCGGTGGAGCCCGGCTGGCAGGAGATGTCGGGGCGCTGGTTCCGCGGCGGCTACGACGAGTTTGGCATCGACATCTCGGCGCAACGCATCAGTGGGGGGACGGTGGTGGCCGGGGTGGTCCCCAAGGCGCTCAAGCGCGGTGCGCGCGACGTCGAACTGACGGTCTTCGGCGCCAACCTCCCGCGCAGCGTCTCGACCGGGACCATCGACTTCGGCCCCGGGATCACCGCCACGCGCGTCGTGCGGTCGAGCCCCGACGAGATCGTGGTTCGCGTCAACGTCGACAGCGCGGCGCGCGTGGGGAATCGCGACCTCGTGGTGGGCGGGGCCTCGCTCAAGGAAGCGGTCGTCGCCTACGACAAGGTCGACCGGATCCGCGTGTCCCCCAACTCGAACATGGCGCGCGTCGGTGGCGTGCGCTTCCCCAAGCAGTTCGCGCAGTTCGAGGCGTTAGGCATCTCGTACGGCCCCGACGGCAAGCCCGATACCGCCGACGACATCTCCGTCGGCACGGTGCCGGTGACCTGGAGCCTCGAGGAGTACGGCGTGACGTTCAAGGACGATGACGTGCGCTGGGTCGGGTCGCTCGACCAGCGCGGCGTCTTCACCCCGGCGGTCGACGGACCCAATCCCGATCGCGCCGGGTCGCGCAACAACATCGGCGACGTGTACGTCGTGGCGACGTACCAGCTGCCGGGCGGCGCGCGTCCCATCAAGGCCCGCTCCCTCCTGATCGTCACCGTCCCGTTGTACATGCGGTGGGAACCCGCGAGGACTGCCCCCTGA